One region of Deltaproteobacteria bacterium CG11_big_fil_rev_8_21_14_0_20_49_13 genomic DNA includes:
- a CDS encoding methyltransferase type 11 — protein sequence MKTRESGMPEENMWDGFFNPPIIIERLGIGPETGAVVEFGCGYGTFSLPVARLVRGPVYAFDVEPEMVKMVREKARQQEIGNIVCSVRDFVTQGTGLPDAAADYVMMFNILHAEQPHILLREARRVLQPNGRLGIMHWNYDPSTPRGPSMSIRPRPEQCRAWAEDAGFILLAPGITSLPPYHYGMIMDCTAIPPNPSQRA from the coding sequence ATGAAAACTCGTGAAAGTGGCATGCCGGAAGAAAATATGTGGGACGGCTTTTTCAATCCGCCGATCATTATTGAGCGGCTTGGAATCGGTCCCGAAACAGGCGCTGTGGTAGAATTCGGGTGCGGCTATGGCACGTTTTCACTTCCCGTCGCGCGCCTTGTGCGCGGCCCCGTGTATGCCTTCGACGTCGAACCGGAGATGGTAAAAATGGTTCGAGAAAAAGCCCGGCAACAAGAAATAGGCAACATCGTGTGCAGTGTTCGGGACTTTGTCACCCAAGGCACAGGATTGCCTGATGCGGCAGCGGATTACGTGATGATGTTCAATATTCTTCATGCGGAACAGCCGCACATTTTGCTGCGTGAAGCTCGCCGCGTATTACAACCAAATGGCCGTTTGGGGATCATGCATTGGAACTATGATCCATCAACACCACGAGGTCCCTCAATGTCAATTCGTCCACGTCCTGAACAGTGTCGTGCTTGGGCAGAAGATGCGGGTTTTATACTCTTAGCTCCGGGTATTACAAGCCTGCCGCCATATCACTACGGGATGATAATGGATTGCACTGCCATTCCCCCCAATCCGTCTCAACGTGCGTAA
- a CDS encoding transcriptional regulator, with amino-acid sequence MSASKKIDRPFGVAALYEHHADMCKVFSHPVRLMILNILRESEKNVAEIAGALEIPLGTVSPHLLMMKRRRVLCSRREGTQIFYRLAHPRILDAFDLIQKILCERLIEEGSLASHAKIKR; translated from the coding sequence ATGTCAGCCTCTAAAAAAATCGATAGGCCGTTCGGAGTTGCGGCGTTGTATGAGCATCATGCGGACATGTGCAAAGTGTTCTCACACCCGGTGCGTCTCATGATTTTGAACATTCTTCGGGAATCCGAGAAAAATGTTGCCGAGATCGCGGGGGCGTTGGAGATTCCCCTCGGAACAGTTTCTCCTCATCTCCTCATGATGAAACGTCGCAGGGTGTTATGTTCCCGTCGAGAAGGGACGCAGATCTTTTATCGTCTTGCACATCCGAGGATTCTTGACGCCTTTGACCTGATCCAGAAAATTCTTTGTGAAAGGCTGATTGAAGAAGGTTCGCTTGCGAGCCATGCCAAGATAAAACGATAA
- the hemL gene encoding glutamate-1-semialdehyde-2,1-aminomutase, translating to MKNTRSSSLFNEAKKSLVGGVNSPVRAFRHVGGVPPFIKRAKGAYVWDEDGNKYIDYVGTWGPAILGHAQKQVIRAIQRAAEYGTSFGAPCELEIELAEAVKRAFPSIDLVRFTSSGTEGMMGAVRVARGFTGCDKIIKFDGCYHGHADYLLVKAGSGALTGGAPDSKGVPADFARHTLIAKYNDLGSVEALVGSNKNQIACIVVEPVAGNMGCVPPAKGFLEGLRSICDKNRIILIFDEVMTGFRVAFGGAQELYNIKPDLTCLGKIIGGGLPVGAYGGKKDVMECVAPLGPVYQAGTLSGNPLAMAAGLKTLELLKDKKVYDRLEKTTKQLTDGLDMVLSEKKVYHFITRVGSMWTLFFTEGIVENLDDVMKCNKELFIKYFHAMLESGVYLAPSPFEAAFVSAEHTERDVVNTIDAVRRSKMSEIGSQKI from the coding sequence ATGAAAAACACGCGCTCGTCTTCACTATTCAATGAGGCAAAAAAGAGCCTTGTGGGCGGGGTGAATTCGCCTGTCAGGGCATTTAGGCATGTCGGCGGAGTGCCACCATTCATTAAAAGGGCGAAAGGCGCCTACGTTTGGGATGAGGACGGTAATAAATATATAGATTATGTGGGGACATGGGGCCCGGCGATACTCGGGCACGCCCAAAAACAGGTTATAAGGGCGATACAACGTGCGGCGGAATATGGCACAAGTTTCGGTGCCCCGTGCGAGCTTGAAATAGAACTTGCAGAGGCCGTCAAAAGAGCCTTTCCTTCGATCGATCTTGTAAGGTTCACGAGCTCCGGGACAGAAGGCATGATGGGCGCAGTTCGCGTTGCGCGTGGTTTTACCGGATGCGATAAGATAATAAAATTCGACGGATGTTATCATGGCCACGCCGATTACCTGCTTGTAAAGGCTGGGAGCGGCGCGCTTACAGGTGGTGCGCCGGACTCAAAGGGCGTGCCGGCCGATTTTGCAAGGCACACGCTCATCGCAAAGTATAACGACCTTGGTTCTGTAGAGGCCCTTGTCGGTTCGAACAAGAATCAGATAGCATGTATCGTGGTTGAGCCGGTTGCGGGGAATATGGGATGCGTGCCTCCGGCTAAAGGGTTTTTGGAAGGACTTCGCTCCATCTGCGACAAGAACCGTATCATTCTGATATTTGATGAAGTGATGACCGGTTTTCGCGTTGCGTTTGGCGGGGCACAGGAGCTCTACAATATAAAGCCAGACCTTACATGCCTTGGAAAGATAATAGGTGGCGGCTTGCCGGTTGGCGCCTACGGCGGGAAAAAAGATGTTATGGAATGTGTAGCCCCTTTGGGACCTGTTTATCAGGCGGGAACGCTCTCGGGGAATCCTCTGGCGATGGCGGCGGGCCTTAAGACGCTGGAGCTTTTGAAAGACAAAAAGGTATATGACCGTCTTGAAAAGACGACCAAGCAACTTACTGACGGACTTGATATGGTGCTTTCCGAAAAGAAGGTCTATCATTTTATTACTAGGGTCGGCTCTATGTGGACCTTATTTTTCACGGAGGGCATTGTTGAAAATCTGGACGATGTGATGAAATGCAACAAAGAGCTCTTCATTAAATATTTTCATGCGATGCTTGAAAGCGGCGTTTATCTTGCGCCGTCGCCGTTTGAAGCGGCCTTTGTCTCGGCGGAACATACGGAGAGAGATGTTGTAAATACAATTGATGCGGTTAGAAGAAGCAAGATGTCGGAAATCGGAAGTCAGAAAATCTGA
- the atpE gene encoding ATP synthase F0 subunit C has product MKKFMVRAVSAFLTFGFASVAFAEEAAAKAAGGNTATAGLAIASGIGIGIAAFGGALGQGKAAAATLEGIARNPGAANKLLTPMIIALALIESLVIYALVIAFLLQGKI; this is encoded by the coding sequence ATGAAGAAATTCATGGTAAGGGCAGTTTCGGCATTTTTAACGTTTGGGTTCGCCTCGGTGGCATTTGCCGAGGAGGCGGCCGCAAAGGCGGCCGGCGGCAATACTGCAACGGCAGGGCTTGCGATAGCCTCCGGTATTGGCATTGGGATAGCCGCTTTTGGCGGAGCTTTGGGACAGGGTAAGGCCGCCGCGGCAACACTCGAAGGTATTGCACGCAATCCCGGGGCCGCAAATAAGCTTCTAACCCCCATGATCATTGCACTTGCCTTGATCGAATCTCTCGTTATATACGCCCTCGTCATCGCGTTCCTTCTGCAAGGGAAGATCTAG
- a CDS encoding phage antirepressor protein: METKIAIFKGNKIRKTLHENEWWFSVIDVVSVLTDSTNPRDYWFKMKQRVKSDDGIQLSTLCRQLKLEAPDGKMRETDCANTEGIFRIIQSVPSPRAEPFKRWLAKVGYERVQEIENPELATKRTRMLYKLKGYPEDWIGKRMRGIAIREELTDEWQKRGAQEQKDYEILTAEVSKATFGVTPSEYKNLKGLKRENLRDHMDDFELIFTMLGERSTTEIHKNEDSKGLVKLKSDAKAGGEIAGGARRELEKRLGRSVVSKSNFLPNKKIQKALNGK, translated from the coding sequence ATGGAAACAAAAATCGCGATCTTCAAAGGCAATAAGATTCGGAAAACCCTTCATGAGAACGAGTGGTGGTTTTCGGTCATCGATGTTGTGAGCGTGCTGACGGACAGCACGAACCCCCGGGATTATTGGTTTAAAATGAAACAGAGGGTTAAATCCGATGACGGGATTCAACTGTCGACACTTTGTCGACAGTTGAAATTGGAAGCTCCCGACGGAAAAATGCGCGAAACAGACTGCGCTAATACCGAGGGTATTTTCCGGATTATTCAATCCGTCCCTTCACCCAGGGCTGAACCATTCAAACGATGGCTGGCCAAAGTTGGTTACGAACGAGTGCAAGAAATTGAAAATCCTGAATTGGCTACCAAGCGCACGCGAATGCTCTACAAGCTCAAGGGCTATCCCGAAGATTGGATCGGGAAGCGCATGCGTGGCATCGCCATCCGTGAAGAATTGACAGACGAATGGCAAAAACGCGGTGCACAAGAACAAAAAGACTACGAGATTCTGACAGCAGAAGTTTCAAAAGCCACCTTTGGTGTTACTCCCTCTGAGTATAAAAATCTCAAAGGCCTCAAGCGGGAAAACCTGCGTGACCACATGGACGATTTTGAACTCATTTTTACCATGCTGGGCGAACGTTCAACGACGGAAATTCACAAAAATGAAGATTCCAAAGGTCTGGTAAAACTTAAAAGTGATGCCAAAGCTGGTGGCGAAATTGCGGGTGGTGCTCGTAGAGAATTAGAAAAGCGATTGGGACGATCTGTGGTTTCAAAATCGAATTTTTTACCAAATAAGAAGATTCAAAAAGCTTTAAATGGGAAATAA
- a CDS encoding sulfur reduction protein DsrE: protein MKFGIIIYSDDPETVWNAFRLGNFALKNGDQVKIFLLAKGVECESLDTEKFKISDQMKSLVDSGGHILACGTCLKIRQSEGTELCPLSTMQDLYDLIKESDKVVSF, encoded by the coding sequence ATGAAATTTGGGATCATTATTTATTCTGACGATCCGGAAACCGTGTGGAACGCGTTTCGGCTTGGGAATTTCGCCCTGAAAAACGGCGATCAGGTAAAGATTTTTTTGCTGGCGAAGGGAGTCGAATGTGAATCGCTTGATACCGAAAAATTCAAGATATCCGATCAGATGAAATCGCTGGTTGATTCCGGCGGCCATATTCTCGCCTGTGGGACCTGCTTAAAAATTCGTCAGTCGGAAGGAACCGAACTTTGTCCGCTCTCCACCATGCAGGATCTCTATGATCTCATCAAGGAGTCGGACAAGGTAGTGAGTTTCTGA
- the atpB gene encoding ATP synthase F0 subunit A: MHEFNIFIWLGEKISFLSWIKESTMHIATAALVAIVLIALSFIAYFSLRDTEKHIIPSPKLTITGLFDASIEAILKLMEGVMGERAIRYLPLIGTVFIYIFVCNLMSVMPFVAPPTDNINTNVPCAVVVFLYYNYMGIKEHGFRKYIGHFTGPIIWLAPLLFVIEIISHIVRPISLSVRLFGNEVGDHVVNGIFAHLVPVGIPVVFLFLALFVAFIQAFVFSLLSTVYIALATEHGEH; encoded by the coding sequence ATGCACGAGTTCAATATATTCATCTGGCTTGGTGAAAAAATTAGCTTTCTCTCATGGATAAAAGAGTCAACGATGCACATTGCTACAGCGGCGCTTGTTGCCATTGTTCTGATAGCTCTTAGCTTTATCGCATACTTTAGCCTTAGAGATACAGAGAAGCATATAATCCCGTCGCCAAAATTAACGATCACCGGGCTCTTTGATGCCTCGATCGAAGCGATACTAAAATTAATGGAAGGTGTGATGGGGGAGCGGGCCATCAGGTATCTTCCTCTTATCGGCACCGTCTTTATTTACATATTTGTGTGCAATCTCATGAGCGTCATGCCCTTTGTTGCGCCGCCTACTGACAATATAAATACCAACGTTCCGTGTGCCGTTGTGGTCTTCCTTTATTATAACTATATGGGCATAAAGGAGCATGGATTCAGGAAATATATCGGTCATTTTACCGGGCCGATCATCTGGCTTGCGCCGCTTCTCTTCGTTATCGAGATAATAAGCCATATTGTGAGGCCTATTTCGCTTTCTGTCCGTCTTTTTGGCAATGAGGTGGGCGACCATGTGGTAAACGGAATATTTGCACATCTGGTGCCCGTTGGGATACCGGTCGTATTTCTGTTCCTTGCTTTATTTGTTGCATTTATACAGGCTTTTGTGTTTTCTCTCCTCTCCACGGTTTACATAGCCTTGGCGACGGAGCACGGGGAACACTAA
- the hpnH gene encoding hopanoid biosynthesis associated radical SAM protein HpnH, with protein sequence MRFPFKQTLTVAKHIARNKKTGVKRFPLVLMLEPLHACNLKCEGCGRIREYSKTLAEQVSLDKCLKAIDDCKAPVISICGGEPLLYKEIKPLVEKTLERGRVVYLCTNGTILDWKLDIFKPHPMFNINIHIDGMEKTHDSITKRPGTFRQISENIKLAKKAGFSVCSNTTVYSETDVSEIRDLFDHLTMLKVDGMLISPGFEYTDVADKDFFMKADEIGKKFREIRGFANKYRLWSTPLYLDFLAGLRDYNCTPWGNVTYNIEGWKAPCYLITDAHFENYEDFIKEVDWDKYQTKEDPRCKNCMVHCGFEPTVALTTGSNWKDTARMAWWTLL encoded by the coding sequence ATGAGATTTCCATTTAAACAAACTTTAACCGTTGCCAAACATATCGCGCGGAATAAAAAAACCGGCGTAAAACGTTTTCCGCTTGTCTTGATGCTCGAACCGCTCCACGCATGCAATCTAAAATGCGAGGGGTGCGGACGAATAAGAGAATATTCAAAGACCCTTGCAGAACAGGTCTCTTTAGACAAATGCCTTAAGGCGATAGATGACTGCAAGGCGCCCGTCATCTCCATTTGCGGCGGTGAGCCACTTCTTTATAAAGAAATAAAGCCTCTCGTCGAAAAGACGCTCGAGCGGGGCCGGGTAGTCTATCTTTGCACCAACGGTACCATCTTGGACTGGAAGCTCGATATCTTCAAGCCGCATCCGATGTTCAATATCAACATCCATATCGACGGCATGGAAAAGACGCACGACTCCATCACAAAACGCCCCGGCACATTCCGCCAGATATCCGAGAATATCAAGCTGGCAAAGAAGGCGGGCTTTAGCGTCTGTTCCAACACAACGGTCTACAGCGAGACCGACGTATCCGAAATAAGGGATCTCTTCGACCATCTCACAATGCTCAAGGTCGACGGCATGCTCATCTCTCCGGGATTTGAATATACCGATGTTGCCGACAAAGATTTCTTCATGAAGGCAGACGAAATCGGCAAAAAGTTCCGCGAGATAAGGGGCTTTGCAAATAAATATAGGCTCTGGAGCACGCCGCTCTACCTTGATTTTCTGGCAGGACTTCGCGACTACAACTGCACCCCATGGGGGAACGTTACCTACAACATTGAAGGCTGGAAGGCCCCATGCTATCTTATCACCGACGCCCACTTCGAGAATTATGAGGACTTCATAAAAGAGGTAGACTGGGACAAATATCAGACAAAAGAGGACCCAAGGTGTAAGAATTGCATGGTCCACTGCGGGTTCGAACCGACGGTCGCGCTCACAACGGGCTCCAACTGGAAAGATACGGCCCGAATGGCGTGGTGGACTCTGCTTTAA